From the Candidatus Rokuibacteriota bacterium genome, the window ACGCAGGTCGGGATATCGACGACGACGAGGTCCCCGGCCGCCATGATCCGGCGCGAGGCCCCGGCCGGCACGGCGGCGCTCAGTCCGGTGCCGGTGATGGTGTAGACCGCGCCGCTGGTCCGGCGCAGATTGGGGCCCGAGGCCAGCGGCTCCCGGCCCATCACGAAGTCCGGCATGCGCATGAAGAACATGCCGTCGTGGCCGGCCAGCCGGTGGGCGTTCTCGACGCGGGCGGCCAGTTCCAGCTCGCTCATGCCGGGCCTGAGGTAGGAGACCAGGGCGAGGTGGCCGGCGTGGACGGCGTCGCAGGCCTTGCGGATGCGGTCGATTTCCTCGGCGCACTTGATGGAGCGCCGGGCCAGCACGTCGGGCGAGATGTCCACCAGTTCGCGGTCGCCCAGGGCCCGGGCCAGAGCCCGGGACTGGGTGACCGTCAGCATGTCCAGTTCGGTGCCGACCTTCTCGCCGGCGCCCCGGCCGAGAAACATACGGGCACCGATGGTCTTGAGGTTGCCCTCGGCGACGATGCGCTCGGCGGCCAGGCCGGATTCCCGTCGCGCGAAATCGTGGCCCCGGAGCACGAACAGGACATAGTCGTCGGGCCGCACCACCAGATAGGACGGCTGGGCGGTCCCGGTGTAATAGTAGACGTCGCGCGAATAGAACAGCACCGCCCCGGCCAGGCGCCGCTGGCGGATGGTCTCCTGGAGATCGCCGATCCGCTTCGCGAAATCCATGTGCGCCCCGCTCACCGCCCGCTCACGACGGGATCGGCTTGCCGGTGATGTAGACGGTGCCGGTGAAATGGGCGACGCCGGCCGCATGGTCAGGCTGAAGGCCCTGCCTGCGCTTTCGGTCCCGCGCGAGTTGGGCGGCGGCCCCCCTGGCGAACCCCGCTCTCCCGTTGCCACCCGGCGGGTGAGGGAGGGCGCCACACCTCCGGCTCTCGATCGCCCTCTGGCGCCACGGATACTGCTCCGGCCGGGATGCCGAGTCAAGGACCGGCCGTGAGGGCGCTCGCCCTCGACGTCGTTCAGCGGGAGGAGCGGACGCGCTCGCCGCGGACGCAGTCCACGAGGACGAACTCGCCGAGGCGAGCCGGGGCGGGGAGGATAATAGTGCGCTTGCACTATCCGCATCCGCCCCAGTAACCCTGGCTGAAGACGGCCCTCGTCCAAGGCCCGTGGGCCGCCGCCCGCGAGAAGGACAGCCACCTCCGCGCACGATTCATCCGCCTCAAGAGTCGCCGGGGCCCGAAGAAGGCCATCATCGCCGTCGCCGCGTCGATGCTCACCGCCCCCTACTACATGCTCAGAGACGGCGTCGATTACCGGGATCTTGGCGCCGACCATTTCGAGCGCCGACCGCACTCAGGCCTCGAAGTGCGGTCCGATGAGCCTTCATGGTGGCAGCCCGGGGGCGGCTCAGTTCGCTGGCTGTTCTCCCATCAGCGCGCCGACGTAGCTCCCGACATGGGCCACGAAGGCCTCGGCCTCCTCGAGGGCCCGCCGAGCGGTGGCCTCGTCGACGAACGACAGGGCGTCGTAGTCGCTTGCCTCCCGGTCGTCCTTGAGGTTGGCAAGGAGCTTGCCCCAGCGCCTGTCGAGCTTCCCCGTCTTGACGAGCAGGAGCCCGAAGAGCAGGACCACACCCCGATGCGTCTCTCCTCGCTGCCCCTCGGTCAGAAGAGCCGCCTGCGCTGCATGGTACGCTGCGTAGTAGGCGCGCGACACGGCGTCCTCCCAGTCACCCTTCGCGAAGAGATCGCGCGCCACACGCGCCTTGTCTCGCGCCTTGGCCAGGTAGCCGCGCATGAGCTCGCGCTGCGCTCTATCCAACGGCCACGCCTTCCTCAGCGATGCGTTGCATGAAGGGGGTGCCAAGCGCGCGCAAGCGCTCGTACTCGCGCTCCTCGAGCACCTTGAGCGACACGACCCGGCCGTGCGCCAGCAGGACGTCCATCACGGCATCGTACAGGACCTCGTTCAGGGCGGAGTCCCTCCCGGACACCACGACCAGGAGATCGTAATCGGAGTCGGTCCGATGGTCCCGCCTGGCGCGCGAGCCGAACAGGATCAGCCGCAGGATGCGGGAGCGGACCGGGGCGATGGCCTGAAGGAAGTCGGCAAGGACGGCATCGTGGCCCGAAGTCGCGCGCATGGTCGTCAAATCCACAGGGTTACGGCCCACTATAGCCGGCGAGTCAGAGCGTGTCAATTCCGGTACGGCGCCGTGCCCCGCCGTCTCCCGGGGAGAGTGGGAGAGGCGCGCCGGGGGTGTCGTTCAGCGGGAGGAGCGGACGCGCTTGCCGCGGACGTAGTCCACCAGGACGAACTCGCCGAGGCGCTCCGGCGTCACGAAGAAGGCGCGCCCCCGGTTGAGGCGAGCCATCTGCTCGACGAAGGCGGCCAGCATGTCGCTTTCGTCCAGCATGAAGGTGTTGATCGTGATTCCCTCGCGCGTGCAGCGCTGTACCTCCTCCAGCGTGGCCTGGAGGGTCCGGCGCGTGGGGGGGTAGGAGAACTGGGCCTCGCCGTCCTCCATGTGCGCGGTGGGCTCCCCGTCGGTGACCATGAGGATCTGCTTGTTGGCGCCGCGGTCGCGGCCCAGGAGCTGGCGCGCCACCTCGAGCCCGTGGTGGATGTTGGTGCCGATGCTCCACTCGCTCCACGCCAGCCCCGGCAGCTCCTCCACCTTGAACTCGCGGGCGTAGAGCGAGAA encodes:
- a CDS encoding nucleotidyltransferase domain-containing protein, with the protein product MRATSGHDAVLADFLQAIAPVRSRILRLILFGSRARRDHRTDSDYDLLVVVSGRDSALNEVLYDAVMDVLLAHGRVVSLKVLEEREYERLRALGTPFMQRIAEEGVAVG
- a CDS encoding aminopeptidase P family protein; protein product: MDFAKRIGDLQETIRQRRLAGAVLFYSRDVYYYTGTAQPSYLVVRPDDYVLFVLRGHDFARRESGLAAERIVAEGNLKTIGARMFLGRGAGEKVGTELDMLTVTQSRALARALGDRELVDISPDVLARRSIKCAEEIDRIRKACDAVHAGHLALVSYLRPGMSELELAARVENAHRLAGHDGMFFMRMPDFVMGREPLASGPNLRRTSGAVYTITGTGLSAAVPAGASRRIMAAGDLVVVDIPTCV
- a CDS encoding HEPN domain-containing protein translates to MDRAQRELMRGYLAKARDKARVARDLFAKGDWEDAVSRAYYAAYHAAQAALLTEGQRGETHRGVVLLFGLLLVKTGKLDRRWGKLLANLKDDREASDYDALSFVDEATARRALEEAEAFVAHVGSYVGALMGEQPAN